Genomic segment of Pararhodobacter zhoushanensis:
GGTCTGCGCAGATGGCCACATGGTGGTCTGGGAATACAAGAATGCGCCGTTTCTGGTCGATTTCAACCCGCTGGTGAAAGAGCTTCGCCACGGCGCGTCCTTCTTCTACGCGGTGACCGGCGACAAGGGCGGCGACGCGGCCAACGGTTTTGCCGGGCAGATCACGGAAGTGTTGCGCGCGCATGCCGGCGACAACAAGCGGCTGGCGATCGACAAGATCCAGATCCTGGGCCTCAAGGCGCTGGAACGCGCCGGTTTCGAGATCCACGAGGGTGAGGAAGTCACCGAACGCGCCCGCGCGATCAAAGGTCCCGACGAGGTTCTGGCGATGCGGTGCGCCAGCCATGCCTGCGAAGCCTCGATCGCTGAAATGGAACACTTCGCGCGGACCGAAATCCTCAAGGGTGGAATCTCCGAGGATGACGTTTGGGCCGAGCTGCACAAATCCAACATCCGCCGGGGTGGCGAATGGATCGAAACCCGCCTTCTAGCCTCGGGTCCGCGCACCAATCCCTGGTTTCAGGAATGCGGTCCCCGGCTCATCCAGCCCGATGAAATCGTCGCCTTTGATACCGACCTGATCGGGACCTATGGCTTTTGCATCGATATCTCGCGCACCTGGTGGATCGGCGAGGGGCGACCGACCAACGCGATGGTATCGGCCATGAACCACGCCGTCGATCACATCGCGCAGAACATGGCGATGCTCAAGCCGGGCGTGACGATCAAGGAACTGGTCCACAGCGGCCACCCGCTCGCGCCCGAGTTCTGGGCGCAGAAATATTCGTGCAAGATGCACGGGGTCGGGTTGTGCGATGAATGGCCCTACGTGCCCTATCCCGATGGCTGGGTCGAGGGCGCCTTCGACGTCGCCCTGGAGCCGGGTATGGTGCTCTGCGTCGAGGCGCTGGTCTCGCCCGAGGGCGGGGATTTCTCGATCAAGCTGGAAGATCAGGTGCTGATCACCGAGACCGGCTTTGACAACCTGACGCGCTATCCGCTGGACGCCGCTCTGCTGGGGTAAGCCGCAGAACCGGGAGGATTTTCCATCCTCCCGGACCCTCCTGGAGGATACTTTCAGACAGAAAATGGCGCATGGTTAACAAAACCTTATCATCTGTCCTTAAATATCCTGGGGGGTGAATTGGCCGACAGGCCAAGAGGGGGCAAGGCCCCCTTGCCCGGCCGCAGGCGATCACCGTCGCCGCGGCAGCGTCGCCAGTGCCACGCCGGCCAACACCACGGCGCAAGCCAGCACCGCGCCGCTGCTCAGCCGCTCGCCCATCAGCATCGCGCCCGCAGCCAGCGCGATCACCGGCACCGTCAGTTGTGCCGCAGCAGCGCGGGCGGCACCGAGCTGCGGCAGCACCGCGTACCACAGCGCGTAACCCAGACCTGAGGTCACGGCCCCCGACACGATCGCCAGCACCCAGCCCATCGGGGCGATATCGCCCAGTCCGGCGGGCAGGCAGGCCAGCGCGACCATGGGCGTCGCCAGCAAGAAATTCGCCGCCGTCGCCTGAAGCGGATCGGCCGCGCGGCGACCGGCGAGGGAATAGAGACCCCAGCCAAGCGCGGCCGCGCCCATCAGCAGGGCGGGGGGCAGGGCGGGAACCGCATCCGCGCCCGGCAACAGCAGCCCCGCCAGCCCGGCCAGCGCCAGCCCCGCACCCCAGAACCGGCGCGCGGGCGGCTGTTCGCCGCCCATCACCGCACCGGCCAGCATCGTTACCTGCACGCCCGCGAACAGGATCAGCGCGCCGATGCCGCTGTCCAGTGCCCGGTATGCCAGCGAGAAGCCAACCAGATACAGCGTCAACCAGAGAGCGGGCAGCAGGTTCGCCCGTCCCGGCCACGCCCGCGCCAGCGCCGCCAGTACCAATGCACCCGCCGTCACGCGGATCAGCGCGAAGGGCAGGGCTTCGATCAGCCCGCCGCCCACCGCGGCGCGGTTGAGCAGCGAGTTGGCCGCGAAAGCGACCATGACCAGCGCGCTGAGCGCGAGCAGGCGCATGTCAGCCGTCGAGTTCCACGGCCTTGAGCGCGGCGTCGAGCCGCGACAGCGTGCCCGGCACGTCCTTGAGCTTGTCAAGACCAAAGAGGCCGATGCGGAAGGTGCGGAACCCGTCACCCTCGCCGACCATCAGCGGCACGCCCGCCGCGATCTGATACCCGGCGGCAGCGAAGGCCGAGCCGTTCTGCAGCTCGGGCCGCTCGGTAAAACACACCACGACACCCGGCGCGCCAAAGCCCTCTGCCGCAAGCGGCGGGTGGCCATAGGCGGCCAGCAGCGCCCGCGCGCCCTTGCCAAGCGCGCATTGTGCCTTCTTCGCGGCCTCGAAACCCATTGCCTTGGTTTCCAGCATCGCATCGCGAAGACCGGCCAGCGCGTCGGTCGGCAGGGTGGCGTGATAGGCGTGGCCGCCGTCCTCATAGGCTTTCATGATCGCGCGCCATTTCTTCAGGTCCAGCGCGAAGCTGTCCGAGGTGGTCTCGGCCAGACGCGCCTCGGCGCGCGGGCCCATGACCACGATCCCGGCCGAGGGCGAAGCGCTCCAGCCCTTTTGCGGCGCCGAAACCAGCACATCGACGCCAAGCGCCTTCATGTCGACCCAGGCCGCGCCTGAGGCGATGCAGTCGAGCACCATCAGCGCGCCGACCTCATGCGCGGCATCGGCCAGCGCCTTGATATAGTCGTCGGGCAGGATCATCCCGGCCGAGGTTTCCACATGCGGCGCGAAGACCGCCTGCGGGGCCTCGGCGCGGATCTTGGCGGTGACTTCGGCGATCGGGGCCGGGGCATAGGCCGCCTGCGGGCCATTGCCACCGGGGCGGGCCATCATCACCTCGGTGCCGTCGTTCAGATCGCCCGCGTCAAAGATCGCGCTCCAGCGGAATGAAAACAGCCCGTTGCGCACCACAAGGCATTTGCCGCGCGCGAATTGCCGCGCGACCGATTCCATCGCGAAGGTGCCGCCACCGGGCACCAGCGCCACGGCACTGCCATTGTAGACTTCTTTCAGCATGCCCGAGATGTCACGCATGACACCCTGAAAACGCTGCGACATATGGTTCAGGGACCGGTCGGTGAAGACGACCGAAAATTCCTCGAGTCCGCCTTGGTCGATGGCATCATGAAGCGCGGGCATCGGGTACTCCGTATTTGATTTGCGCGCCAACTTAGGCCGGGCAGGCCCCCGGCGCAACGTGGCGCGTCACGGGGTCGCGGCGAGCAGCTCGGACAGGGTGACCAGCCGAAATCCACGCGCGTGCAACCCGTCGATGATCAGAGGGAGCGCCGCACGGGTGGCGCTGCGGCTGCTGGCCATCGCGTGCAGCAGGATGATCGAGCCGGGCCGCGCCTGTTCGATCGCGATGCGCGCGATGCGCTCGGCCCCGGCGTTGAGGTCGCTGTCGGGTTCGATGTCCCACATGACGGTGGTGCGGTTCTGCTCGGCCAGCACCCAGGGCAGCACGAACAGGCGCTTGCCATAGGGCGGGCGAAAATGGATCGGGCCGGTGTACCCCGCCGCTCGGATCGCCGCATCGGTGCGGGCCAGCTCGCGTTCGACAAAGGCCGGGCGCACCAGCACCATCCGCGTGTGGCTGTAGGAATGATTGCCCAAGTCGTGCCCGGCGGCGACCAGCGCGGCGGTGAGCATGGGGTTCGCCTCGGCCTCGCGTCCGGTGACAAAAAAGGTGGCGCGCAGGCTGCGCCCGGCAAGGATGCCAAGAATCGCCTCGGTCTGCACCGGCACCGGCCCGTCATCGAAGGTCAGCGCGACCAGCGGCTGCGTGGTCTCGACCCGGTCCACCATTGCACCGAACAGCTGGAAGCTGCGCGCGCGCGACAGCTGCCACAGGCCAGCGGCGGCCAGTGTAAGGATCAGGAGAAGGGCAAGGAGTCGGCGCATCGCCAGAGCCTGCGCCGCGCGGGCGCCCCCGGTCCAGTCTAGAGCGCGGGGATGAGCGCCCAGCCGCCGAGGCCGATGAGCATCACGGCGGACAACCGTGAAACCAGCCGCGCAAAGCCGGCGGGCAAGCGGCTGCGCGTCAGCGCCACGCCGCCCGACAGGATTGCCCACCAGGCCAGCGAGCCGAGGAACACGCCCGCGACGGCGATGCTGGCGGTGGCGATGGTTGCGTCTTCGGCCAGCCCCAGCCCGGCGAACATCGCCACAAAGGACAGGATGGTGGCCGGATTGGCGATGGTCAGCGCATAGGTCGCCGCCGCCGTGGTGATCAGGGTGCGGGCATTGGCTGTGGCGGGCGTCGCTTGGCCGCCACCACTTAGCCAGCCGCGTATCCCCAGACCGATCAGCAGCAGGCCGCCAAGGATGCGCACCCAGCCCGCGCCACCGTCCAGAACGCCCGCCATCGCGGCGAAGCCAAAGGCGGCAAAGGCGGCATAGGTCGCATCCGCCAGCGCGGTGCCGACACCCCCGGCAAACCCGGCGGCGAAGCCCATGTGCAGCGTGCGCGCGATGCACAGCGCACCGATGGGTCCAAGCGGGATGGCGACGGCGAAGCCCAACAGAACAGCCTTGAAAAACAACATGCTGTCAGCTCGCGACGGGTGGCACAAAAACCCCGGCCACCGGCGAAGACAGCGCCAGCACCGTCTGTGAACGGCCCAGAAATCCCAGCTGCTTCAACCCGGCCAGAAAGGTCTCAAGATCGGCCAGCGAGCCGGTGCGCATCTTGACCAGATAGGACCAGTCGCCGGTGACATGGTGGCACTCCTCGATCTGCGGATCGGCGGCAGCATGGGCGCGGAAGGCTGCCTCATCGGCGCGCTCGGACAGGGCTATCCAGACAAAGGCGAGGATGGGCAGATCCAGCGCCTGCGCCTCAACCGCGACGGTGAACCGCTGGATCGCACCGCTGGCCACCAGACGGCGCAGACGTTCGTTCACGGCCGAGGGCGACAGGCCGACATGCGCACCGATATCCGCCAGCGCGCGGCGGGCATCTTGGGCCAGAAGGTCGACGATTGTGCGGTCAATGGTATCCATAACCGCAATATTTGCTGAAATAGTGGCGATTCGCAAGCTAAATTCATGGCCTGGGCGGCTTGGAGCGTCGCGCCAGGGAAAGCCCGCAGCCTTCAAGGCACGCGATCAGCCGGTCTGCTGGCGCGCAACCTCTTCGAAGGCGGCGATGCAGGCTTTGACGATCCGCGAGGGGCGGGTCTGCGGCGCGGTCAGCAACAGCGTGCGGAAGTGGATCGCGGGCACAAAGGGGCGCAGTTCGATCTGGGTGCCGCGATAGAGCTCGGCGGTGAGCGGATTGACAAAGCCACAGCCGATCCCCGCCGCGATCATCGCGCACACGGTCGACGAATAGGGCGTCTCGAACACGATCCGCGGTGTCGATCCGGCGGCGCGCAGGATCGCGTCGGCTTCTTGCCGGGTGGTGTCTTCGGCGGCCAGCGCAACGAATTCCTGCCCGTCCAGATCCTGTGGCGTGATCGACTCCAACGCGCACAGCGGGTGCCCCTTGGGCAGGCCGACCATCGCGCATTTGGTCACGAAGGGCCGCGCATCGACGCCGCTCAGGTCGATCTCGTCGGCGGCAAGGCCAAAGTCGAACTGCCCGGCCACCACCAGATCGCGCACCACGGACGACATATGCGTCTGCATGGTGATCGCCACTTCGGGGTAGGCGCGGTGAAAGGCGGCCAGCGCCAGCGGCGCGATGGTGGTGCTATAGGCGGACAGGCAGGCGATGCGGATCTCGCCCGCGCCGAAATCGCGGATCCGCGCGGCAGCGGAGTTGAGCCGCGACAGGCCGATGAAGCAGGCTTCGACCTCACGGTGCAGCATCTGCCCTTCGGCGGTGGGAACCATGCGGCCCTTGATCCGCTCGAACAGCGCAAAGCCGATGTTGCGCTCAAGCTCGATGATCGCCTTGGATGCGGCAGGTTGCGAGATGCGCAGCAGATCGGCGGCCCGCGACACGGTGCCGGCGGTCATGATGGTGTGGAAAATCTCGATCTGTCGTTGGTTCACGGCACGAAACCCATAACCTGAGAGAATGGAGTGATCAGACCTTAGTATTGGACGGAATAGACCGCAACGCCGTAAAACCGGGGCTATGAAGACGAGTCCCGAGGATGCCATGCACGACCAGACGCTTTGCGTGACCCCGCCTGAGGCCGATATGACCGGCTTTGACACGCTGGCCGTGCCGGTCTACCGCGCCAGCACGATCCCCTTCGCCGATGCCGAGGGCTATCAGAACCGCCGCCTGCGCGGGCCGGATGGCTACAGCTATGGGCTGGGCGGTACGCCGACCACGCGGTCGCTGGAAGGCCAGATCACCGCGCTGGAAGGCGGAGAGCGGACCGTGCTGGTGCCGTCGGGGCAGGCCGGAATTTCGGTGGCGATGCTGACCTTTGTTCAGGCGGGCCAGAAGATCCTGATGCCCGACACGGTCTATCCCCCCGCGCGTGATTTTGCCCGTCAGGATCTGGCGCGCATGGGGATCGTGACCGACTTCTACGATCCCGGCTCGCTGGACGATCTGCGGGCGCGGCTCGACGACCAGACGCGACTGGTCTGGCTGGAATCGCCCGGCTCGACCACGATGGAAGTGCAGGATTTCGCCGCCATCGCCGATTTGGCGCATGCGCAGGGCGCGCTGGTGGGTTGCGACAATACTTGGGCGACGCCGCTCAATTTCAAACCCATCGCCCATGGTGCAGATCTGGTGGTCGAGGCGCTGACCAAGTATTTCTCGGGCCATTCCGATGTGCTGATGGGCTCGATCACCACCGCGACGGTCGCGTTGGGCCATCAGCTGCGCCGGTCGCTGGGGCGTTTGGGCATCGGCGTATCGCCGGACGATTGCTCGCTGGTGCTGCGCGGTATGCAGACGATGAGCGTGCGCATGCAGCATGCCTCGGCGGTTGCCCTGCGCGTGGCGCGATGGATGCAGACCCGGGCCGCCGTGACGCAGGTCCTGCACCCCGCGCTGCCCGACTGCCCGGGCCACGCGCTGTGGAAACGCGATTTTAGCGGCTCAAGCGCCGTGTTCAGCATCGTCCTGACCGCCGGGGCGGAAGCGCGGCTGATGCGGGCGCTGGATACGTTGGACCATTTCGTCATCGGTGCCTCATGGGGCGGCACGCGCAGCCTGCTGGCGCCGATGAACATTTCGGGGGACCGAAGCCTGCCGCGGGCAGGCGCACCCGAAACCTATCTGCGCGTCAGCATCGGGCTCGAAAATGAAGCCGATCTGATGGCGGATCTCGAGCGGCTGTTCGCAGCGCTCGAAGAAACAGCGCGTGACGCTGAATAAAAACAAACCTGGCCGACAGCCACCCCCAGCCCAACAGACAGGACGTCCCGATGACCCAGACCCGACGCAATTTTCTTGCCGCTACCCTGTGCAGCGCCGCGCTTGCCAGCGGATTCGCCGCGCCTGCCATGGCCGAGACTGCCCTGACCGAGCGCCTGTCTTCGGACACGCTGGTCATCGGCATTCACAACCGCGCGCCCTGGGGCTTTCGCGGCACCGACGGCGAGGCCACCGGCTATCACCCCGATCTGGTGCGGGCCGCCTTCTCGCATCTGGGTGTCGAGAACATTGAATTCGTCATCTCGGATTTTGGCGCGCTGATCCCCGGACTCAGCGCCAACCGCTTCGACATGATCGCCTCGGGGATCGCCATCACGCCTGAGCGGTGCGAGCAGGTGATCTTCAGCGAGCCGGACCTGTCCATCGGCGACGGGCTTCTGGTCGAGCAGGGCAACCCGCATAACATCCACTCCTACGCCGATTTCGTCCAGAACCCGGATCTGATGCTGGCCGGGGGCCGGGGCACGCTGAACTCGCGCAATGCGATGGAAGCCGGCGTGCCCGAGGATCAGATGCTGCAACTGCCCGAAACCAACGATCTGGTTTCGGCGCTGCTGGCCGGGCGGGCACAGGCGGCGACACTGTCGTCGCCCTCGGTGATCTCGCTGCTGGCCGATCCCAACCTGGCCGAGCGCGGGCTCGAGCGCGCCGAGCCGTTTGAGGGCCTGATGCGGGCGGATGGCACCCCGGCGGCGATGTATACCGCCATCGCGTTCCGGCCCGCGGATACCGCGCTGCGCGACGCCTATAACGCCCAGCTGTCGGTCATGATCGAGGATGGAACGCTGGAAGAAATCATGGGCCGCTATGGCTTCGGTCCGGCTGAAATGCCGCCGTCGCGGACCACGGCTGATATCTGCGCCGCCCGCTGACGTCGCGGTTGAAGGACAGGCTTCGTGACCTTCCCAAACATCCTTGCGGGCATCTTCGAGGGGTTCGGCGTCACCGCTGCCGTGACGTTCTACGGCATGCTCTACGCCGTGCCCTTCGCCTTTGGCGCCGGCATCTTGCAGCACTTCACGCGCGGGTGGGCCCGGCTTGCTGTTACCGCCGTGATCGAGTTCTGGCGCTCGTCGCCGGTGATCATCACCTTGTTTGTGATGTATTACACGCTGCCCAGCTTCGGCCTCACCCTGTCGGGAATGACAGTCGGGGCGATGGCGCTGGGGCTCAACATCGGCGGCTATGGCAGCCAGGCGGTGCGGGCGGCCCTGCAATCGCTCGACAAGGGACAAGTCGAGGCCGGGCTCGCGCTCGGCCTCAGGCGCTGGGAGGTGCTGGGGCTGGTTGAGCTGCCGCAAGCCTTCACCGCCATGCTGCCCAGCTTCGTCAACCAGTTCATCCAGCTCGTCAAAGGGACTGCGCTGGTGTCGCTGATCACCCTGACCGACATGACCTTTCGCGCCAAAGAGCTGTCGCAGCTGAGCTATGATCCGGTCGGCACCTATACCGGCCTGCTCGTGGCCTATTTCATCGTCTGCTATCCCGCGACCATTCTGGGACGGATGCTGGAGCAGCGGGTCTCGACGCCCGCAAGGGGGCTTCATGACCTTTGATGTCGATTTCGCACTCTCGACACTGCCCTTCATTCTCAAGGGCTTGTTCACCACGCTTTGGGTCACGGTGGCCAGCGCGCTCGGCGCGTCGATCCTGGGGTTCGTGTTCGAGGTATTGCGCCGCACCAGCCGCGTGATGGGGCTGCTCATGCGCTTTGTCATCGACGCGATCCGCTCGACCCCGGTTCTGGTGCAGCTCTATTTCTTGTACTTCGTGCTGCCGTTCTGGGGCGTCGTGCTGCCTGCGCTGGTCGTCGGCGTGATCGGATTGAGCGTCTATTACAGCGGCTATCTGGCCGAGGTGTTCAAGGCCGGGATCGACGCCATCCCGCGCGGGCAGACCGAGGCGGCCAAGGCCATCGGCCTGACCCGGCTCGATGTCATCGCCTTTGTCATCGCCCCGCAGATGCTGCGCAATATCGCCGCCCCGATGGGCAACTACTTTGTGTCGATCCTCAAGGCGACGCCGTATCTGGCGGTCATCGCGGTGCCCGAGATGCTGGGCTCAGCGCTGGATATCGGCTCGCGAACCTTCCGCTATGCCGAACCCATGCTGGTGGTCGGCGCGATCTTCCTGGTGCTGGCCGTCGCCATCGGTCAGGGCGTCCGGTGGCTGGAACTGCGCCTGCTCGCCTCGACCAGACGCTGAGCGCCGCGTATTGAAAGTGAGAGCAATGACCGAAACTGTGATCCCCGCCGTCTCGTTGCAGGGCGTGACCAAGAAATACGGGACATTTCAGGCGCTGACCAACGTCTCGCTCACCGTCGCCAAGGGCGAGCGCGTGGTGATCTGCGGGCCCTCGGGGTCGGGCAAGTCCACGCTGATCCGCTGCATCAACCAGCTTGAGCGGCACGACGGGGGCAAGATCATTGTCGACGGGGCCGAGATCGGAGCGCGCGGCACCCGCCTGCCGGACCTGCGGCGCGAGGTCGGGATGGTGTTCCAGCACTTCAACCTGTTCCCGCACCTGACCGTCTTGCGCAACTGCACGCTGGCGCTGACCCGCGCCCGCAAGATGCCGCGCGCCAAGGCCGAAGAGATCGCGCACCATTACCTTGCGCGCGTGCGCATCCCCGAGCAGGCCGACAAGTTTCCCAGCCAGTTGTCAGGCGGCCAGCAGCAACGCGTCGCCATCGCGCGGGCGCTGTGCATGAACCCGCAGGTGATCCTGTTCGACGAGCCGACCTCGGCGCTGGACCCCGAAATGATCAAGGAAGTGCTCGATGTCATGATCGACCTGGCGCAGGGTCAGATGACGATGATCTGCGTCACGCATGAGATGGGCTTTGCGCGCAAGGTCGCTGACCGGGTGGTGTTCATGGACCGGGGCGAGATCGTCGAAGCCGCGCCGCCCGAAGACTTCTTCAACACCCCGCAGAACGAGCGAACGCGCTTGTTTCTGGGACAAATCCTGTGAAAGGCGCGGCGATGGACAAGAGCATGGTCTGGTGTGGTCTCGATCTTGACGCCGAGGGCAAGGACAGCGACTTCCTGCGCATTCCGCATTCGGTCGACACCTCGGCCTATGGCTGGATCGGCGTCCCGGTGGTGCGCATCAAGAACGGCGAGGGGCCGACCGCGCTGCTCTGCGCGGGCAATCATGGCGATGAATACGAGGGGCAGGTCGCGCTCAACCGTCTGGCCCGCGCGATCGACGCGGCGGATGTCACGGGCCGGGTGATCATCCTGCCCGCGCTCAACGCCCCGGCCGTGCGCGCCGGACGCCGTGTCTCGCCGCTGGACGAAGGCAACCTGAACCGCGCCTTTCCCGGGCGCGCTGCGGGGACGCCGACCGAGATGCTGGCGCATTACATCTCGACCGAACTTTTTGCGCGTGCCGATCTGGTCATCGACCTGCATTCGGGCGGGCGTTCGCTGAACTATTTGCAGTGCGGGTTGGGACACTACGGCAAGGCACCCGAGACCGACGCCGCCATCCGCACGCTGCTTGAGGTCTTCAGTGCGCCGTGGAGCATCTTGACGCAGGGCGGCGGCGGCGGGGGGCGACAACCCTCTACGCCGCTGCCGCCGAGCGCGGGATACCGGCGATCACCTGCGAACTGGGGGGCGGTGCCACGCTGGACCCCGAGGGCACGCGCCACGCCGAAGAAGGCACGCGCCGCGTTCTGGCGGCCTACGGGATCTGGCGGGGCGCAGAGGTTCCGCCGCGCGCCAAGACGCGCTTTGCGCGGACTTTGCCGCGCGATCTGTCGATCTACGCCCGCCACACCGGTCTGTTCGAGCCGCACGCGGCGCCGGGTGACGCGGTCAGCAAAGGCCAGAGTGCGGGCCTGCTCTATCATATCGATCAGGTGCTGACCCCGCCGACCGAACTGCGGTTCGCCGTGGATGGCATTGTTTCATGCCGCCGGGCGCTGACGTTGGCGGGGCTGGGCGACTGTCTGTTCAATCTGGCGGAAACGATCTGACGGCAGCGTGCGTCGACGGGGCGATTGTCACCGTTGGGCAAGCGAGAGCGCGGCAAAGCTTTCCAGCCCAAAGCGTGTCCACCCATCGACGATTTTCAGAACCCGGTCGCTGTCCCAAGGTAGCGAGACCCTTCAACGTGTCACCAGTCGCCTGCGATGCGCAACGTCACCTCGACCGAAAACCGGCTTGACGATGTCTGGCGGCGGTGCGGTGGGCAGGGGCCTCTGGTGAACCGTTTGGTCGCCGCATATGGTCCTGATCAGCGTGTCGCAAGCAAGCGAACGCTTCGAGGCCTTTCCGCCCCTTCGGAACTGTGCGTCAACGGTGCGCTGATGATGTCTCGGGACGAGTCGCAAACCCCTGAAAGTGCATCATGGCCGCCTGATTGATCATAGTCAGCTGGTTGTGCGCGATCATCCCGCGACCGAGAGCTTCTAAACGGCGGTGATGTCCGTGTCGGAGCCCGACGGCAACAACATCGGCGCGGTTTACCAAGACGAAGCAACGCGCAACGCATCATCCGTCACCCTCGAGTTCTGGGCCAGCGTAGCAGCCGTTCGCCATGCCCGCTCGAAACCGCGCCGAGCACCGGGTGGCAAACGCCCGCTACCCGCCCTTTGCGCCCGAGGCACCAAGGACGCTGCGATCACCCTACGCGGCACGTCTGGCATAAGGCGGTGTCTGTTCGCTGACCTGCGGCTCATCGTCGGGCTGCCCTTGACGTCTTCAAGCTCATGAAATACGAACCGTCTTCAGTTGCGGGCGTTGTGTAATGGTAAGACCTCAGCCTTCCAAGCTGATGACGCGGGTTCGATTCCCGCCGCCCGCTCCAGGTTTTCCACCCAGATCTCAGCCGATGGACGCATACAGCGCGTAATCTGCCGACAGCCGCGTTTGAGCACGGGCGCGCAGCGCGTCGGGCAGGGCGCCATCGCCCTTGGGTGACACGTTCACCTCCGGCAGTTCGATGGCGAAATCCAGAAGCTCTTCCAGATACGCGACAAAGCCGCCGATCTCTTCATAGCGAAACAGCCGGTCAACGCCGCAGGCTCTCCCGTCATCGCCCTTCAGAAACGCCGATTGGCAGCCCACATCGGCGACCACGCTGCGCGGGGTGTCGAGATGCCCCTCGATGAAGTCGGCAAAGCTCATGCCCATGGTCGAGCCCGGCAGCTCGAACATATCCTCGCGCTGGCGCACCCGGTACCACGAGCCCAGCCAGTCTATCGGCTCGCGCATCAGCGCCACGGCGGTGAAGTCCTGCCCCGACAGCTCGCGCAGATAGGGCCGCAGGAACCGCTGCCAGTTGCGCGCGTCGCTGTGCTTGAGAGCGCCGGGTTGCATCACCGACAGCGATGCAAGCGGTGCCAGCGCGGTTTCGATCGCCGTGGACCCGGTCTTTGGCGTGGCCAGGATCACCAGGCGCTGTTCCCAGAAGACAAGCATCGCGCGCCCTTTCCCTGACGGTTTGAACGGTTTCTTAACTAAACTGGCAAAAATAGGGAATGCGACAAAGAAAGCTTGAAATGTTCTCTTTATGTCCGCATATAGATGAGAACATTGCTGGAACAAACGCTGTATTGTGGCCCCGGGCGGGCTGTGAAATAAGGGGCTAAACCATGGCAACCGCGAGCCTTCTCGACATGCAGGACAAGCGTTCACAGGATAAGCAGAAAGCACTCGACTCGGCATTGGCCCAGATCGAACGTCAGTTCGGTAAAGGGTCGATCATGCGTCTCGGGGCCGATAACCCTGTGGCCGAGATTGAGTCGACATCGACCGGCTCGCTCGGTCTGGATATCGCGCTGGGGATCGGTGGTCTGCCCAAGGGGCGGATCATCGAAATCTACGGGCCGGAAAGCTCGGGCAAGACGACGCTGACCCTGCATGTCATTGCAGAGGAACAGAAAAAAGGCGGCGTCTGCGCCTTTGTTGACGCCGAGCACGCGCTTGATCCGCAATACGCCAAGCGTCTGGGCGTCAATCTGGACGAGTTGCTGATCTCGCAACCCGACACGGGCGAGCAGGGGTTGGAGATCGTCGATACGCTGGTGCGTTCGGGCGCGGTGTCGCTGGTGGTGGTCGATTCGGTCGCTGCCCTCACCCCGAAGTCCGAGCTTGAGGGCGACATGGGCGACTCCAGTCTGGGCGTTCACGCCCGCCTGATGAGCCAGGCCATGCGCAAACTGACCGGGTCGATCAGCCGGTCGAACTGCATGGTCATCTTCATCAACCAGATTCGCATGAAGATCGGCGTCATGTTCGGCTCGCCCGAAACGACGACCGGCGGCAACGCGCTGAAATTCTACGCCTCGGTTCGTCTGGACATCCGCCGCATCGGCTCGGTCAAGGACCGTGACGAAATCGTCGGCAACCAGACCCGCGTGAAAGTGGTGAAGAACAAGGTTGCGCCGCCGTTCAAGCAGGTCGAATTCGACATCATGTATGGTGACGGGATCTCGAAAACCGGCGAGCTGATCGACATCGGCGTAAAGGCTGGTGTCGTTGAGAAGTCCGGCTCGTGGTATTCCTACGGCGATGAACGGATCGGGCAGGGGCGTGAGAATGCCAAGAGTTATCTCAAGGCCAATCCGACCATCGCGATGGAGATCGAG
This window contains:
- a CDS encoding sulfotransferase family 2 domain-containing protein: MLVFWEQRLVILATPKTGSTAIETALAPLASLSVMQPGALKHSDARNWQRFLRPYLRELSGQDFTAVALMREPIDWLGSWYRVRQREDMFELPGSTMGMSFADFIEGHLDTPRSVVADVGCQSAFLKGDDGRACGVDRLFRYEEIGGFVAYLEELLDFAIELPEVNVSPKGDGALPDALRARAQTRLSADYALYASIG
- the recA gene encoding recombinase RecA → MATASLLDMQDKRSQDKQKALDSALAQIERQFGKGSIMRLGADNPVAEIESTSTGSLGLDIALGIGGLPKGRIIEIYGPESSGKTTLTLHVIAEEQKKGGVCAFVDAEHALDPQYAKRLGVNLDELLISQPDTGEQGLEIVDTLVRSGAVSLVVVDSVAALTPKSELEGDMGDSSLGVHARLMSQAMRKLTGSISRSNCMVIFINQIRMKIGVMFGSPETTTGGNALKFYASVRLDIRRIGSVKDRDEIVGNQTRVKVVKNKVAPPFKQVEFDIMYGDGISKTGELIDIGVKAGVVEKSGSWYSYGDERIGQGRENAKSYLKANPTIAMEIEDKIRAANGLDFHVGEEEGPVLDD